One window of Nocardia sp. NBC_00508 genomic DNA carries:
- a CDS encoding UTP--glucose-1-phosphate uridylyltransferase — MTAKAGQPADTAVVSCFRTAVVPAAGLGTRFLPATKTVPKELLPVVDTPGIELVASEAADSGAERLVIVTSPGKDGVVAHFVEDLVLESTLAERGKYKLLEKVRKAPALLDVTSVVQEEPLGLGHAVAQAEQALDADEDAIAVLLPDDLVLPCGVLDVMSRVRRKRGGTVLCAIDVPKDEVSAYGVFDVARVPDAVNPNVLRVKGMVEKPALADAPSTFAAAGRYLLDRAIFDALRRIEPGTGGELQLTDAIALLIAEGHPVHVVVHRGSRHDLGNPGGYLRAAVDFALEREEYGPALREWLQHRLGPDWDPQLTTDD; from the coding sequence ATGACAGCAAAGGCCGGACAGCCCGCTGACACCGCGGTGGTGTCGTGCTTCCGCACGGCCGTGGTGCCCGCGGCCGGGCTGGGGACACGGTTCCTGCCCGCGACCAAGACGGTGCCCAAGGAACTTCTTCCAGTGGTGGACACCCCCGGGATCGAGCTGGTCGCCAGCGAGGCGGCGGACTCGGGGGCCGAGCGCCTGGTGATCGTCACGTCCCCGGGCAAGGACGGCGTCGTCGCGCACTTCGTCGAGGATCTCGTGCTGGAGAGCACGCTCGCCGAGCGCGGCAAGTACAAACTGCTGGAGAAGGTGCGCAAGGCGCCGGCACTGCTCGACGTCACCTCGGTCGTACAGGAGGAGCCGCTCGGGCTCGGTCACGCCGTCGCCCAAGCCGAGCAGGCACTCGATGCCGACGAGGACGCCATCGCGGTGCTGCTGCCGGACGACCTCGTGCTGCCCTGCGGTGTGCTCGACGTGATGAGCCGGGTGCGCCGCAAGCGCGGCGGGACCGTCCTGTGCGCCATCGACGTGCCGAAGGACGAGGTCAGCGCCTACGGCGTGTTCGACGTGGCGCGGGTGCCGGACGCCGTGAACCCGAATGTTCTGCGCGTCAAGGGAATGGTGGAGAAGCCCGCACTGGCCGACGCGCCCTCGACCTTCGCCGCCGCTGGCCGGTACCTGTTGGACCGCGCCATCTTCGACGCGCTGCGCCGCATCGAGCCCGGTACGGGCGGCGAGCTGCAACTCACCGACGCCATCGCACTGCTGATCGCCGAGGGACATCCGGTTCATGTGGTGGTGCACCGTGGGTCGCGCCACGATTTGGGCAACCCGGGCGGTTATCTTCGTGCTGCGGTCGATTTCGCACTGGAACGAGAGGAATACGGCCCCGCCCTGCGGGAGTGGCTGCAGCACCGTCTCGGTCCGGACTGGGATCCGCAGCTGACGACCGACGACTGA
- a CDS encoding nuclear transport factor 2 family protein, which produces MDAQISRELVLRAWREFATQDPDRIAAVFTLDAEWLAPPENPTARALDGTNHLIGRDRIVRFLTIEFPAVFVADRKVDFTAVTAEGTTVVVEERMRATLMNGNHYDNEYCFVFELSDDGLIHRVREYMDTRRAEEMFATPSPNASGQPSS; this is translated from the coding sequence ATGGACGCACAGATCAGCAGAGAATTGGTTCTGCGGGCATGGCGCGAGTTCGCCACCCAAGACCCCGACCGGATCGCCGCCGTATTCACGCTCGACGCCGAATGGCTTGCGCCACCAGAGAATCCAACGGCCCGGGCACTCGACGGGACCAATCACCTGATCGGGCGAGACCGTATCGTCCGCTTTCTGACCATCGAGTTCCCCGCCGTCTTCGTGGCCGACAGAAAGGTGGACTTCACCGCAGTCACCGCCGAGGGCACAACAGTTGTCGTGGAGGAACGAATGCGGGCAACCCTGATGAACGGCAACCACTACGACAACGAGTACTGCTTCGTATTCGAACTCTCCGACGACGGCCTGATCCATCGAGTGCGCGAATACATGGACACCCGCCGCGCCGAAGAAATGTTCGCCACGCCAAGCCCGAACGCCTCCGGGCAGCCTAGCTCCTGA
- a CDS encoding HAD family hydrolase: MVTALPHQPAELDAVIFDYNGVIGLQPTVPMWSRLAELAGWHADQLGLFQNAFWSAREPYDSGELDDADFWTAVLGHRPDPEMLTRLRAVDTALWTRTDDRVVALLHQARRADLPMVLLSNAPHPVSDALDASDWRTLMTDALYSARLGMNKPHPDTYRNALAATGVRDPGRVLFIDDRADNCQAAARLGLRALHYTGSPADIEDHLRLATVAA; the protein is encoded by the coding sequence ATGGTAACCGCACTACCTCACCAGCCCGCGGAACTCGACGCGGTGATCTTCGACTACAACGGCGTCATTGGCCTGCAGCCCACCGTTCCAATGTGGAGCAGGCTCGCCGAACTCGCCGGATGGCACGCAGACCAGCTCGGACTCTTCCAGAATGCTTTCTGGAGCGCCCGCGAACCCTACGATTCCGGCGAGCTCGACGACGCGGACTTCTGGACCGCCGTGCTCGGCCATCGCCCGGACCCGGAAATGCTCACCCGGTTGCGTGCCGTCGACACCGCGCTGTGGACCCGGACCGACGACCGCGTCGTCGCACTCCTCCACCAGGCCCGGCGGGCAGATCTCCCGATGGTGCTGCTCTCCAACGCACCTCATCCGGTCAGCGATGCCCTCGACGCCTCCGACTGGCGCACTCTGATGACCGACGCCCTCTACTCGGCCCGGCTCGGCATGAACAAACCCCACCCCGACACCTACCGAAACGCACTCGCCGCGACCGGAGTTCGCGATCCCGGCCGCGTCCTGTTCATCGACGACCGTGCCGACAACTGCCAAGCCGCCGCTCGCCTCGGCTTGCGCGCTCTCCACTACACCGGCTCACCCGCCGATATCGAAGATCACCTCCGCCTCGCTACCGTCGCCGCGTAG
- a CDS encoding helix-turn-helix domain-containing protein — protein MVCRAVDLIAAGALDEATEAELAARLAVSERHLRRMFRTQVGATPDQLARSRRAHFARRLLDETELSVIEIAFASGFGSLRQFNRVMVATFRATPHELRQRRRRADRLVADGGLALRVPLPEPVQLDRRLAQLACGAIRGIENATTEHYRRTVSMDGAPGLIEISSEASDEVRLVAHLPRIEGLMHLVDQVQRLLVGGTWDPYEAAVQAIVTDNVGASEAPAVLAEIVTRYGIPIAGLRQFGLTHLFPIPAALAVADFHGMSVDEKCTRTIRDYSLDPDPNRLFRSVS, from the coding sequence TTGGTTTGCCGTGCAGTCGATCTCATCGCAGCTGGTGCGCTGGATGAAGCCACCGAGGCCGAACTCGCGGCGCGACTCGCAGTATCGGAACGCCACTTGCGCCGGATGTTCCGGACACAGGTCGGCGCCACCCCGGATCAGCTCGCCCGCTCTCGGCGTGCGCATTTCGCCCGACGCCTGTTGGACGAAACCGAGCTGTCGGTCATCGAGATCGCCTTCGCCTCCGGGTTCGGCAGCCTGCGTCAATTCAACCGAGTGATGGTCGCAACCTTCCGCGCCACACCGCACGAATTGCGTCAACGGCGGCGTCGCGCGGATCGCCTTGTCGCCGATGGCGGTCTCGCGCTCCGCGTGCCACTGCCCGAGCCCGTGCAGCTCGATCGACGATTGGCGCAGCTTGCCTGCGGTGCGATCCGCGGCATCGAGAACGCCACGACCGAGCACTACCGGCGGACAGTGTCGATGGATGGCGCCCCTGGCCTGATCGAGATCAGTTCGGAGGCATCCGACGAGGTGCGGCTGGTCGCTCACCTACCCCGGATCGAGGGTCTCATGCACCTGGTGGACCAGGTGCAACGCCTTCTCGTCGGCGGAACCTGGGATCCATACGAGGCAGCTGTGCAAGCGATCGTGACGGACAACGTCGGCGCGTCGGAGGCTCCCGCTGTCCTCGCCGAGATCGTTACGCGGTATGGCATACCGATCGCTGGACTGCGCCAGTTCGGTCTGACCCACTTGTTTCCCATACCGGCCGCCCTCGCGGTCGCCGATTTTCATGGCATGAGCGTCGATGAGAAATGCACACGAACGATCCGCGACTACAGCCTCGATCCGGATCCGAATCGGCTCTTCCGATCGGTCTCGTGA
- a CDS encoding GNAT family N-acetyltransferase: protein MNVFRVTQHPGWPARLGPVRVAAGQVTLRPVRLRDAAAWSRIRLRDRDHLEPWEPTGRGAWEARNHASNWPSLWSSLKAEARRGAMIPLVIEVDGGFSGQLTIGNIVRGALRSAWIGYWVARDLSGQGVATAALALGLDHCFGPVGLHRVEATVRPENLASQAVLRNVGFREEGLLRRYLDVDGAWRDHLLVGMTVEEVVGTVLDRLVREGRVTLL from the coding sequence ATGAACGTTTTCCGGGTCACGCAGCATCCGGGGTGGCCCGCGCGGCTCGGCCCGGTCCGGGTGGCCGCGGGACAGGTCACCCTGCGTCCGGTGCGGCTGCGCGACGCGGCGGCGTGGAGCCGGATCCGGTTGCGGGACAGGGACCATCTCGAGCCGTGGGAGCCGACCGGCCGCGGGGCGTGGGAGGCGCGCAACCACGCGTCCAATTGGCCCTCGCTGTGGTCGAGCTTGAAGGCGGAGGCACGGCGCGGCGCGATGATCCCTCTGGTCATCGAGGTGGACGGCGGGTTCAGCGGACAGCTGACCATCGGCAATATCGTGCGCGGCGCGCTGCGCTCGGCCTGGATCGGTTATTGGGTGGCCAGGGATCTCAGCGGACAGGGTGTCGCGACCGCGGCGTTGGCGCTCGGGCTCGACCACTGCTTCGGGCCGGTGGGCCTGCATCGGGTCGAGGCGACCGTGCGACCGGAGAATCTGGCCAGTCAGGCGGTGCTCCGCAACGTCGGCTTCCGGGAGGAGGGGCTGCTACGGCGCTACCTCGACGTGGACGGCGCCTGGCGAGATCACCTGCTGGTCGGCATGACCGTCGAGGAGGTGGTCGGAACCGTTCTGGACCGGCTGGTGCGAGAGGGGCGCGTCACCCTGCTGTAA
- a CDS encoding ATP-binding cassette domain-containing protein: MSNSAIAVSGLRKKYGDKVVLDGIDLDVRAGTVFSLLGPNGAGKTTTVNVLSTLINADGGSVRVAGHDVATEAKAVRAAIGVTGQFAAVDELLTGQENLQLMVDLNGVSAKDGKRTVTELLERFDLVEAAKKPASTYSGGMRRKLDLAMTLVGNPQIIFLDEPTTGLDPRSRRTMWAIIRDLVADGVTIFLTTQYLEEADQLADRVAVLDQGRLVAQGTPDDLKRQIPGTHVRLRFTNVAHLDAAARLFPDSAPDHETLTLRVPSDGGTKSLRALLGRLDEYSLSAEEFSVHTPDLDDVFLALTGHATEVEAK; this comes from the coding sequence ATGAGTAATTCAGCGATCGCGGTGTCAGGGCTGCGGAAGAAATATGGGGACAAGGTCGTGCTCGATGGCATCGATCTGGATGTTCGTGCGGGAACGGTCTTTTCCCTGCTCGGTCCGAATGGAGCGGGCAAGACGACGACGGTGAATGTGCTGAGCACGTTGATAAATGCCGACGGCGGGTCGGTGCGCGTTGCCGGCCATGACGTCGCGACCGAGGCCAAGGCGGTGCGCGCGGCGATCGGGGTCACCGGCCAGTTCGCGGCGGTGGACGAGCTGCTGACGGGGCAGGAGAATTTGCAGCTGATGGTGGACCTCAACGGGGTCTCCGCCAAAGACGGCAAGCGGACCGTCACAGAACTGCTGGAACGCTTCGATCTGGTGGAGGCGGCGAAGAAACCCGCGTCGACGTACTCCGGCGGTATGCGCCGGAAGCTCGACCTGGCGATGACGCTCGTCGGCAACCCGCAGATCATCTTCCTGGACGAGCCGACGACGGGTCTGGACCCGCGCAGCCGTCGCACGATGTGGGCGATCATCCGTGACCTGGTGGCCGACGGCGTGACCATCTTCCTCACCACCCAGTACCTCGAGGAAGCCGATCAGCTCGCCGACCGGGTCGCGGTGCTCGACCAGGGCCGCCTGGTCGCCCAGGGCACTCCGGACGACCTCAAACGCCAGATCCCCGGGACGCACGTCCGGCTCCGGTTCACCAACGTCGCCCACCTCGACGCGGCCGCGCGCCTCTTCCCCGACTCCGCGCCGGACCACGAGACACTGACCCTGCGGGTTCCCAGCGATGGCGGGACGAAATCGCTCCGGGCTCTGCTGGGCAGGCTCGATGAGTACTCACTCAGCGCCGAAGAGTTCTCTGTGCACACACCCGACCTCGACGACGTTTTCCTCGCCCTGACGGGCCACGCCACGGAGGTGGAAGCGAAATGA
- the glp gene encoding molybdotransferase-like divisome protein Glp has protein sequence MRSVEDQQIKVTAAAVAPRPVRVAISEAQGLLCAEDIVTERPLPGFDQAAIDGYAVRSVDVASAGADIRDEEGELVDLTLPVVGEVVAGSRQPIRLQPRQTVRVDTGAPMPTLADAVLPLDFTDGGRVRIKVYEPVRSGDYVRRVGDDVQPGDVAVRAGTIIGAAQVGLLAAVGQDKVLVHPRPRLSVISVGGELIDIDRTPGPGQVYDVNSYALAAAARDAGADVNRVGIVSSDPRRLRDVVEGQLVRSEVVVIAGAVGGWASEQVREALEGLGELEITRVAMHPGSVQGFGKLGRDEVPTFLLPSNPVGALVVFEVMVRPLIRIALGRRHPMRRIIRARTIMPISSMAGRKGYLRAQLMRDEATGEYLVQPLGSANSSSHLLATLAEANSLILIDPDDTEIRTGDEVQVAFLAQRG, from the coding sequence ATGCGGTCGGTTGAGGATCAGCAGATCAAGGTGACCGCCGCGGCCGTCGCGCCGCGGCCGGTCCGGGTCGCGATTTCCGAGGCCCAGGGCCTGCTGTGCGCCGAGGACATCGTCACCGAGCGTCCGCTGCCCGGCTTCGATCAGGCCGCGATCGACGGCTACGCGGTGCGCAGCGTCGACGTCGCCTCCGCGGGCGCCGACATCCGCGACGAGGAGGGCGAACTCGTCGACCTGACCCTTCCCGTGGTCGGTGAGGTGGTCGCCGGATCGCGTCAGCCGATCCGGTTGCAGCCGCGCCAGACCGTCCGGGTGGACACCGGCGCGCCGATGCCGACGCTCGCCGATGCGGTTCTCCCGTTGGATTTCACCGACGGCGGGCGGGTCAGGATCAAGGTGTACGAGCCGGTGCGGTCCGGGGACTATGTGCGGCGCGTCGGCGACGACGTCCAGCCGGGTGACGTCGCGGTGCGCGCGGGAACCATCATCGGCGCCGCGCAAGTAGGTCTGCTCGCCGCCGTCGGCCAGGACAAGGTGCTGGTGCACCCGCGACCGCGATTATCGGTGATCTCGGTGGGCGGTGAGCTGATCGACATCGATCGCACGCCCGGTCCCGGCCAGGTCTATGACGTGAACTCCTACGCGCTCGCCGCGGCCGCGCGGGACGCGGGCGCGGACGTGAACCGGGTCGGCATCGTGAGTTCCGATCCGCGCCGGTTGCGTGACGTGGTCGAGGGGCAGTTGGTGCGCTCCGAGGTGGTGGTCATCGCGGGCGCGGTCGGCGGCTGGGCCTCCGAGCAGGTCCGGGAGGCGCTCGAGGGGCTCGGCGAGCTCGAAATCACCCGGGTGGCCATGCATCCGGGCTCGGTGCAGGGGTTCGGCAAGCTCGGCCGCGACGAGGTGCCGACCTTCCTGCTGCCGTCCAACCCGGTCGGCGCGCTGGTGGTGTTCGAGGTGATGGTGCGGCCGCTGATCCGGATCGCGTTGGGACGCAGGCATCCCATGCGCCGGATCATCCGCGCGCGCACGATCATGCCGATCAGCTCCATGGCCGGACGCAAGGGATACCTGCGCGCACAACTCATGCGAGACGAGGCGACCGGTGAGTACTTGGTACAGCCACTCGGCAGCGCGAACTCGTCCTCGCACCTGCTCGCCACGCTCGCCGAGGCGAACAGCCTGATCCTGATCGACCCGGACGACACCGAGATCCGCACCGGTGACGAGGTTCAGGTCGCCTTTCTCGCACAGCGTGGCTGA
- a CDS encoding ABC transporter permease, translating to MSTKNHSKVMLRRNFKHIARNPTSVFNAVLMPIIIMLMFVYMFGDAFDVGVDYIDYATPGLILLAVCYGLGATATAVNSDMTNGIINRFKVMDVSRGAVLSGHVIATVLTNLIAIAALIGVAFLLGFSPSANVLDWLGVVGIVVLLGFAASWLTVALGLAAKSPETAGMASVPLVMLPFFSSAIVPAEKMGPGLRQFAEYQPFTPIIETLRGLLNGAPNTGDAITAIAWCAGIALVGFLWARSTFSKRA from the coding sequence ATGAGCACCAAGAACCACTCGAAGGTGATGTTGCGCCGCAACTTCAAACACATCGCCCGGAACCCGACCTCGGTATTCAACGCGGTCCTGATGCCGATCATCATCATGTTGATGTTCGTGTACATGTTCGGCGACGCTTTCGACGTCGGTGTCGACTACATCGACTACGCCACGCCGGGACTGATCCTGCTGGCCGTCTGCTACGGGCTGGGGGCCACCGCGACGGCGGTGAACTCCGACATGACGAACGGCATCATCAACCGGTTCAAGGTCATGGACGTCTCCCGTGGCGCGGTGTTGAGCGGGCATGTCATCGCCACTGTGCTGACCAATCTGATCGCCATCGCGGCCCTCATCGGGGTGGCCTTCCTGCTGGGATTCAGTCCGTCGGCGAATGTCCTCGACTGGCTCGGCGTGGTCGGCATCGTCGTGTTGCTCGGTTTCGCGGCAAGCTGGCTCACGGTCGCCTTGGGACTGGCGGCGAAGTCTCCGGAAACGGCGGGCATGGCCTCCGTGCCGCTGGTCATGCTGCCGTTCTTCAGCAGCGCGATCGTGCCTGCCGAGAAGATGGGGCCGGGCCTGCGACAGTTCGCGGAGTACCAGCCCTTCACGCCGATCATCGAAACCCTGCGCGGGCTGCTGAACGGCGCACCGAACACCGGCGATGCGATCACCGCCATCGCCTGGTGCGCCGGGATCGCTCTCGTCGGATTCCTGTGGGCGCGTTCCACTTTCAGCAAGCGAGCGTGA
- the sepX gene encoding divisome protein SepX/GlpR, with protein sequence MPNSILWIGLVVLWVFVLFPMLADRHPRIRRTTDAALATRVLHRGGGKRRLRKGPAAGHETDPNWRPRRVPREYSHSDDAEDRMTTPADEPVTETDEDNLPAPFDAAASDIADAETDDIEAADADLATAASEDDESEDDEEAAEVAAKIDTAADDDGVGVHHPEPTAARIPPARSTAPARLPYDEYDEYDETDSDEPEFISTRRGRGGFDPEADAIARAARYTFRQRAVLGLVLTAILCGALAFVLTPLLWWGTGLSCVVLVTYLAYLRKQVRMEEEIRRKRAARLNRGHGGDPRARGADAPHGTMDRDTARTLRRRSALVDPDDEDPLFEHLDPFDPATARALRSRATGDTRRAEGA encoded by the coding sequence ATGCCGAATTCGATCCTGTGGATCGGTCTCGTCGTGCTCTGGGTCTTCGTCCTGTTCCCGATGCTCGCCGACCGCCACCCGAGAATCCGCCGGACCACCGACGCCGCGCTGGCGACCCGGGTCCTGCACCGCGGCGGAGGCAAACGACGTCTCAGAAAGGGCCCGGCTGCCGGGCACGAAACCGATCCGAACTGGCGGCCGCGCCGCGTACCGAGAGAGTATTCCCACAGCGATGATGCGGAGGACCGGATGACGACACCGGCCGACGAGCCCGTCACCGAGACCGACGAGGACAACCTGCCCGCGCCCTTCGACGCCGCGGCATCCGACATCGCTGACGCCGAAACGGACGACATCGAGGCGGCCGACGCCGACCTCGCGACCGCCGCATCGGAAGACGACGAGTCGGAAGACGACGAAGAAGCCGCCGAAGTCGCTGCGAAGATCGACACGGCGGCCGATGATGACGGCGTGGGCGTACACCACCCCGAACCGACCGCGGCCAGAATCCCTCCTGCGCGCTCCACCGCGCCCGCCCGCCTGCCCTACGACGAGTACGACGAGTACGACGAAACCGATTCGGACGAACCGGAATTCATCTCCACTCGCCGCGGCCGCGGCGGCTTCGACCCCGAGGCCGACGCCATCGCCCGCGCCGCCCGCTACACCTTCCGGCAGCGCGCGGTGCTCGGCCTGGTGCTCACCGCCATCCTCTGCGGCGCGCTCGCGTTCGTGCTCACGCCCCTGCTGTGGTGGGGCACCGGGCTCTCCTGTGTCGTGCTCGTCACGTACCTGGCCTACTTGCGCAAGCAAGTGCGGATGGAGGAGGAGATCCGCCGCAAGCGCGCCGCCCGCCTCAACCGTGGACATGGCGGCGACCCACGCGCGCGCGGAGCCGACGCCCCGCACGGCACCATGGACCGCGACACCGCCCGCACCCTCCGCCGCCGCTCCGCGCTCGTCGACCCCGACGACGAAGACCCCCTGTTCGAGCACCTCGACCCCTTCGACCCGGCCACCGCCCGCGCCCTGCGCAGCCGCGCCACCGGCGACACCCGCCGCGCGGAGGGTGCGTAG